The following are from one region of the Malassezia vespertilionis chromosome 4, complete sequence genome:
- a CDS encoding uncharacterized protein (EggNog:ENOG503P56Z; COG:S; TransMembrane:1 (o89-108i)) translates to MASVKIANLAIKTLSKPIAVSLKHQATRHESFRKVRSMSTGHLHQFCISIAQWMHRMENRLKNNLAIGSDTIKTRPLNDAKAIANGANLMSEAFLFFVAVSLIIGESYRSRRSASNKRDEIREEVNQLRQKVEAMSQGGNNDAVPLKLEDTLLRDYGLPTNGPHVGPPGIVEMLKRIYALEESTVLLWSLADDHGWLDNANASKSLEWALGVRHGSPRRIQTSTKEGDAEQKGEEGEEHAPDTESHSKLWRQSSLAEFCLHLAERRSPVLAPPIDTKQTTETSLVWTAPSAWLQQIFSRTIEHAQPLFQQMFMSPFS, encoded by the exons ATGGCATCCGTAAAGATTGCCAATTTGGCAATCAAGACACTGTCTAAGCCTATTGCTGTCAGCTTGAAGCATCAGGCAACAAGGCATGAATCGTTTCGaaaggtgcgcagcatgagCACGGGTCATTTACACCAGTTTTGCATTTCTATTGCGCAATGGATGCACAGAATGGAGAATCGGCTAAAGAACAATCTCGCAATTGGCTCCGATACGATCAAGACCCGTCCTCTAAACGATGCCAAG GCCATTGCGAATGGTGCGAATCTCATGTCCGAAGCCTTTCTCTTTTTTGTCGCTGTTTCGCTTATTATCGGCGAGTCGTACCGAAGCAggcggagcgcgtcgaatAAGCGCGATGAAATAAGAGAAGAGGTCAATCAGCTCCGCCAAAAGGTGGAAGCAATGTCTCAGGGTGGCAATAATGACGCGGTTCCTTTAAAGTTGGAGGATacgcttttgcgcgactACGGCTTGCCCACAAATGGTCCACATGTCGGCCCACCAGGTATTGTCGAAATGCTGAAAAGGATCTATGCTTTGGAGGAGTCGACTGTACTGCTATGGAGCTTGGCGGATGATCATGGCTGGCTTGATAACGCCAATGCATCCAAGAGTTTGGAGTGGGCGCTCGGTGTGCGGCACGGATCGCCGAGGCGAATCCAAACGAGCACAAAGGAAGGGGATGCTGAGCAAAAAGGCGAGGAGGGCGAGGAGCATGCTCCAGACACCGAGTCACACAGTAAACTGTGGCGACAGTCGTCTCTTGCGGAATTTTGTCTGCACCTTGCTGAGCGACGCTCGCCGGTACTCGCACCGCCTATTGACACCAAGCAAACTACCGAAACAAGCCTTGTGTGGACTGCGCCATCGGCATGGCTTCAGCAGATCTTTTCACGGACGATCGAGCACGCCCAGCCGCTCTTCCAGCAAATGTTCATGTCCCCCTTTTCCTAG
- a CDS encoding uncharacterized protein (EggNog:ENOG503PENB; COG:S), producing the protein MSGPDNAKPETGNASSAQQQDTTEKVNVPSLGALDEDDEFEEFESADWPEQDTVLRGVQTGDAGAASVALDMSGSARSGGDHLWEDNWDDDDIEDEFSVALRHVLTETGSPKRTSLFAPRFMSANQDISEYEHGSELRTEQREAEGEDAELVAMKQRVAEMEAEAASLRELNEAVDENNGVSAADAFPSEQEKVEIDARSVYVGNVRAL; encoded by the exons ATGTCTGGGCCAGATAATGCAAAACCGGAAACTGGAAATGCGTccagcgcacagcagcaaGATACCACTGAGAAGGTGAATGTTCcgtcgcttggcgcgctggacgaggacgacgaaTTTGAGGAATTTGAGTCGGCAG ACTGGCCTGAACAGGATACTGTGCTGCGTGGGGTCCAGACCGGGgatgctggcgctgcatcggTGGCCCTGGATATGAGTGGCTCTGCGCGCTCCGGGGGCGACCATCTGTGGGAAGATAACTGGGACGATGACGATATCGAGGACGAGTTCAGCGTTGCACTACG TCACGTGCTCACGGAGACTGGATCGCCCAAGCGCACCtcgctctttgcgccgcgctttaTGTCGGCCAATCAAGATATTTCCGAGTACGAGCACGGCAGCGAGCTCCGcaccgagcagcgcgaggccgaGGGAGAAGATGCAGAACTTGTCGCAATGAAGCAGCGCGTTGCAGAGATGGAAGCGGAAGCTGCATCGTTGCGCGAACTGAACGAAGCCGTGGATGAGAACAACGGCGTGAGCGCCGCAGATGCGTTTCCGTCCGAACAGGAAAAGGTCGAGATTGATGCACGGAGTGTATATGTCGGAAATGTACGTGCTCTATAA
- the NFS1 gene encoding cysteine desulfurase (EggNog:ENOG503NUA7; COG:E; BUSCO:EOG09261Y04) has translation MIVAGIRKGICANAVMYGRAATIGHVPFSRSYVTPSANQPMATIADQRQAKASTVGGTETLEPLANEDVFFNVLENAEKDRPATRPIYLDAQSTTPLDPRVLDAMMPFYVDQYGNPHSRTHAYGWESESATDVARKHIASLINADPKEIIFTSGATESNNMLLKGVANFYYPKKNHIITTLTEHKCVLDSCRFLQEKGFEITYLPVRSNGIVNIDDLKAALRPTTAVVSIMTVNNEIGVIQPIKEIGQLLKTYGAELAKELGRGTPKPFFHSDAAQALGKIPIDVNEAGIDLMSMSSHKLYGPKGIGAAYVRRRPRVRLEPLISGGGQERGLRSGTLATSLVVGFGEAARIAKEDLPYDHAYISALAKRLRDNIMSRVEMVMLNGDPKGYPGCTNLTFSYIEGESLLMALKDICLSSGSACTSASLEPSYVLRALGLDDANAHSSLRFGIGRFTTEEEIDFVCDKIVSVVTRLRELSPLWEMVQDGIDLKSIQWSG, from the exons ATGATTGTTGCAGGTATTCGCAAAGGCATTTGTGCGAATGCGGTGATGTACGGAAGGGCGGCGACCATAGGTCATGTGCCTTTTAGCCGCTCCTACGTAACTCCCTCAGCAAATCAACCTATGGCGACTATTGCGGACCAGCGGCAGGCCAAGGCGAGTACGGTGGGGGGCACAGAGACCCTTGAACCGCTCGCAAATGAGGATGTATTTTTCAATGTGTTGGAAAATGCAGAGAAGGATCGTCCAGCGACCCGGCCGATCTACCTTGATGCACAGTCCACGACTCCCCTCGACCCTCGTGTGTTGGACGCGATGATGCCTTTCTATGTCGACCAGTATGGAAACCCTCActcgcgcacgcatgcGTATGGGTGGGAGTCTGAGTCTGCCACAGAtgtggcgcgcaagcacattGCCTCGCTAATCAATGCGGATCCGAAGGAAATCATTTTTACCTCGGGCGCCACAGAGAGCAATAACATGCTCCTCAAGGGTGTGGCAAATTTCTACTACCCCAAGAAGAACCACATTATTACCACACTAACGGAGCACAAATGTGTCTTGGACTCGTGTCGCTTTTTGCAGGAGAAAGGCTTTGAGATCACGTACCTTCCGGTCCGTTCCAACGGCATCGTCAACATTGACGATCTTAAGGCTGCTTTGCGCCCCACTACTGCCGTTGTGTCCATCATGACTGTCAACAACGAGATTGGTGTAATACAGCCGATAAAGGAAATCGGACAATTGCTCAAGACTTATGGCGCGGAACTCGCCAAAGAGCTCGGTCGTGGCACGCCCAAGCCATTCTTCCACTCggacgctgcacaggcaCTTGGTAAGATCCCGATTGATGTGAACGAGGCTGGGATTGATTTGATGAGTATGTCGAGTCATAAACTGTACGGCCCCAAGGGAATTGGTGCGGCGTATGTCCGCCGTCGCCCCCGTGTGCGTCTCGAGCCTTTGATCAGCGGCGGCGGTCAGGAGCGTGGATTGCGCAGCGGTACTTTGGCCACGTCGCTCGTCGTTGGATTTGGTGAGGCCGCTCGCATAGCAAAGGAGGATCTTCCT TATGACCACGCGTATATCTCTGCGTTGGCCAAGCGTCTCCGTGACAATATTATGTCGCGTGTCGAGATGGTGATGCTGAACGGTGATCCCAAGGGCTATCCCGGCTGCACAAACTTGACGTTCAGCTACATTGAGGGCGAGTCGCTGCTGATGGCGCTTAAAGATATTTGTCTTTCATCTGGCTCTGCGTGCACATCTGCTTCGCTAGAGCCGTCGTACGTGCTCCGTGCGCTTGGTTTGGACGATGCGAATGCGCACTCTAGTTTACGTTTCGGCATTGGCCGCTTCACGACCGAAGAGGAGATTGACTTTGTTTGCGACAAGATTGTGAGCGTCGTCACCCgtttgcgcgagctgaGCCCGTTGTGGGAGATGGTGCAAGATGGTATCGATTTGAAATCAATCCAATGGTCCGGATGA
- the OST1 gene encoding dolichyl-diphosphooligosaccharide--protein glycosyltransferase subunit 1 (SECRETED:SignalP(1-31); COG:G; TransMembrane:1 (n11-26c31/32o465-482i); EggNog:ENOG503NXCK), whose translation MRVARINLANVATSAYAALLVLCLATQCVYAESWTQKSVEKEITLGGAVSQLRMDIVATPRNEATDVEDGDVVPYIFYLSAQEHKSHSLLRASMAPPGKKAQPVEVRTGGLMPGDRTTAFYEAMIPREYALGTDELQIFITSAMLHTSTPLPATAPQGKPQHLVWKGDAALRTPYHTGNALINVRVPYPTIVAFAPQSIATRTGKTITYGPYIDVAPSAKMPIAEAMVHYEYLQPVVSYVDFARHVEVSHWGNNLATEDTIALKNDGAKLEDTFNRARHMYNNFVEGGSDAVNQIRSIPIVLPANADDVYYVDAMGNVSTSSMPPKVAGHKKPRRMEIFPRYPVLGGWNYTFSVGWNLNLEGNGIARRVTGAPHRVRIGVPFLMAPSNVAIDHASLRIVLPEGAQHVEVHTPFSMDLVHIGPFPTYLDTVPRRAVLLERAKCTSKMNGIVFVDYTLYPSAHWRKPLAVGTAAFAIFIVSVLSRRVL comes from the coding sequence ATGCGCGTCGCCCGCATTAATCTTGCTAACGTGGCTACGTCCGCATACGCGGCACTGCTTGTGCTCTGTTTGGCAACGCAGTGTGTGTATGCTGAGTCATGGACGCAAAAGTCAGTCGAAAAAGAGATCACGCTTGGTGGTGCTGTTTCGCAGCTCCGTATGGACATTGTCGCTACGCCTCGCAACGAAGCCACGGACGTGGAAGACGGCGATGTAGTGCCATACATCTTTTACCTTTCTGCGCAAGAGCACAAAAGCCATtcgcttttgcgcgcgtcgatggcCCCGCCCGGTAAGAAGGCACAACCCGTGGAAGTCCGTACAGGCGGCCTCATGCCGGGAGACCGCACCACCGCGTTTTACGAGGCCATGATCCCTCGCGAATATGCACTGGGAACAGATGAGCTGCAAATCTTTATTACCAGCGCAATGCTGCACACATCGACGCCGTTGCCCGcgactgcgccgcaaggtaAACCGCAGCACCTCGTTTGGAAGGGCGAtgcggcactgcgcacgccgTACCACACAGGCAATGCATTAATTAATGTGCGTGTACCCTATCCAACGATTGTTGCGTTTGCTCCCCAAAGCATCGCTACGCGCACCGGCAAGACCATTACATACGGTCCCTATATCGATGtcgcgcccagcgcaaaAATGCCCATTGCAGAGGCGATGGTGCATTACGAGTATCTCCAGCCCGTCGTCTCCTATGTTGACTTTGCTCGCCATGTAGAAGTGAGCCACTGGGGCAACAACCTTGCCACGGAGGATACGATCGCGCTCAAGAATGACGGCGCAAAATTGGAGGACACCTTTAACCGCGCGCGACATATGTACAACAATTTCGTGGAAGGCGGCTCTGATGCAGTTAACCAGATCCGCAGCATCCCTATTGTGCTGCCTGCTAACGCCGATGATGTGTACTATGTGGATGCGATGGGGAATGTATCCACTTCAAGCATGCCGCCCAAAGTTGCAGGACATAAAAAGCCCCGACGCATGGAGATCTTTCCCCGGTACCCTGTTTTGGGCGGCTGGAACTACACGTTTAGCGTGGGCTGGAACCTTAACTTGGAAGGCAATggcatcgcgcgtcgcgtcacaggcgcgccgcaccgcgtgcgcatcggcgtGCCGTTCCTCATGGCGCCGAGCAATGTCGCGATCGAccatgcatcgctgcgcattgtgctGCCCGAAGGTGCCCAACACGTGGAAGTACATACACCTTTCTCCATGGACCTGGTGCATATTGGCCCCTTTCCCACCTACCTGGACACGgtgccgcgtcgcgccgttttgctcgagcgcgccaagtgcaCCTCGAAGATGAACGGAATTGTGTTTGTGGACTATACGCTTTATCCCTCTGCACATTGGCGCAAACCGCTGGCGGTGGGCACTGCAGCGTTTGCCATATTCATTGTTTCTGTGCTCTCTCGGCGGGTATTGTAG
- a CDS encoding uncharacterized protein (COG:C; EggNog:ENOG503P5RA), translated as MVGVRALSSKPIFSQEPILRDRKGQPEGDFIRPQIEGDHLVATKETPIAEPKTPPSVKDYGVQQAPNYAQTWSPSQRPKSMAMRGPRFEQTNMPLQPASLSAMELINNEPIRMVMVHLATRVYT; from the exons ATGGTCGGCGTGAGGGCTTTGAGTAGCAAGCCTATTTTTTCTCAAGAACCTATTTTGCGCGACAGAAAAGGTCAGCCAGAGGGCGACTTTATCCGTCCTCAAATCGAAGGCGACCACTTGGTCGCGACGAAGGAGACGCCCATTGCTGAGCCTAAAACCCCTCCGAGCGTAAAAGATTACGGTGTGCAACAGGCTCCCAACTATGCGCAGACGTGGAGTCCGAGCCAGCGACCGAAAAGCATGGCTATGCGTGGTCCCCGCTTTGAGCAGACGAATATGCCTCTCCAGCCTGCGAGTCTTTCTGCCATGGAGCTCATCAACAATGAGCCGATTCGTATG GTGATGGTCCACTTGGCCACCCGCGTGTATACATAA
- a CDS encoding uncharacterized protein (TransMembrane:3 (o117-133i145-165o171-189i); EggNog:ENOG503P3UV), which yields MASGPRRDVASKALDGDAPYIVESYQNDTAQFNGGPAPSFTYTHNPGSQDGDFEQPRSWEDAARAQATPEYGHVYVNIDPNNPQHSIGGTYASPTPLHATITGYATSLGWPLSTECAIPYVFPPFTSVFVLIFETKNDLARFHAFQAALCSVAAILAELVLRHIFGLVSLAWILLRLFYLASWYCGYIAHQSAVSLERAPFVPIVGPHAVSFVGEE from the coding sequence ATGGCGAGCGGCCCAAGGCGCGACGTGGCATCCAAGGCGCTTGACGGGGACGCTCCTTACATTGTTGAGTCTTATCAGAACGATACAGCGCAATTTAACGGCGGTCCAGCGCCATCTTTTACGTACACGCACAACCCGGGCAGCCAGGACGGCGATTTTGAGCAGCCTCGTTCCTGGgaagacgcggcgcgtgcgcaggcTACGCCTGAGTACGGGCATGTCTATGTAAATATTGATCCAAACAATCCTCAACACAGCATTGGCGGCACGTATGCATCGCCAACACCCCTGCATGCAACGATTACAGGCTACGCTACCTCGCTTGGGTGGCCGCTCAGCACGGAATGCGCGATTCCCTACGTATTCCCTCCTTTTACAAGCGTATTCGTTCTGATTTTTGAAACAAAAAATGACCTCGCGCGGTTCCATGCGTTCCAGGCTGcattgtgcagcgtcgcagcgATCCTCGCCGAACTTGTCCTGCGACATATTTTTGGGCTCGTGTCTTTAGCGTGGATCTTATTGCGTCTCTTTTACCTCGCCTCCTGGTACTGCGGCTACATTGCACATCAATCTGCTGTTTCCTTGGAACGTGCGCCGTTCGTTCCGATTGTGGGCCCGCATGCGGTAAGCTTTGTGGGAGAGGAATGA